From the Elusimicrobiaceae bacterium genome, one window contains:
- a CDS encoding HEAT repeat domain-containing protein: MTRTLTALMLVTALLGGGTVFAQPSKKTAELITRLGTAPVNEQLTIIRELLKTQDVESAAAIAAQLKSPAAPVRLSAAKALAKLSSDAMRAEAAKTVLPLLTSEDRLARASALDAAGSLKLKDAVLILLDILKNEKDPLRSRAASALGQIGDPAAIKPLLQAMSSPGDWQLQAAAAAALGELQYKPAAPVIIDLYKNANLAAKITLARALGTLKSTEAVSALGAGAADSDLRVKLTAIAALKEIGSPDAGVFLVPALGDAEPSIRAAAADALAKCSAENQLPDLEKYAGTEKDEAVKAAFGRAITALSGGKKKEPAPQAGQ; encoded by the coding sequence ATGACCAGAACTTTAACGGCGCTAATGCTTGTTACCGCTCTGCTGGGCGGAGGAACGGTTTTCGCGCAGCCGTCAAAAAAGACGGCGGAGCTTATCACGCGGCTCGGCACGGCCCCGGTAAACGAACAACTGACGATTATCCGCGAACTGCTTAAAACGCAGGATGTGGAATCGGCGGCGGCGATAGCGGCCCAGCTTAAGAGCCCGGCCGCGCCGGTCAGGCTTTCAGCGGCGAAGGCGCTGGCAAAACTGTCCAGCGACGCCATGCGAGCCGAAGCCGCCAAAACGGTATTGCCGCTGCTGACCTCGGAGGACCGGCTGGCCCGCGCCAGCGCGCTGGACGCGGCTGGCTCGCTTAAACTCAAAGACGCGGTCTTAATTCTGCTTGATATCCTGAAAAACGAAAAAGATCCGCTGCGTTCGCGCGCCGCTTCCGCGCTGGGCCAGATAGGCGACCCTGCCGCCATCAAACCGCTGTTGCAGGCAATGAGCAGTCCCGGCGACTGGCAGCTGCAGGCCGCGGCCGCCGCCGCGCTGGGCGAACTGCAATACAAACCGGCCGCGCCGGTTATAATTGATTTGTATAAAAACGCCAATCTGGCCGCCAAAATCACGCTGGCGCGCGCGCTGGGCACACTCAAAAGCACCGAAGCGGTCAGCGCGCTGGGCGCGGGCGCGGCGGATTCTGACCTGCGGGTCAAGCTGACCGCGATAGCCGCGCTCAAGGAAATCGGTTCGCCTGACGCGGGCGTGTTTCTGGTTCCGGCGCTGGGCGACGCGGAACCCTCCATCCGGGCAGCCGCCGCCGACGCACTGGCAAAATGCTCGGCGGAGAACCAGCTGCCAGATCTGGAGAAATATGCCGGAACGGAAAAAGACGAAGCGGTAAAAGCGGCTTTCGGACGCGCCATAACGGCGCTTT